From Cotesia glomerata isolate CgM1 linkage group LG2, MPM_Cglom_v2.3, whole genome shotgun sequence, a single genomic window includes:
- the LOC123259364 gene encoding ubiquitin-like-conjugating enzyme ATG10, protein MDGPGTITWEEFVENAKSFARVSDEILDSWELRGDKDVPAQAYLARRVKTFVTRDYLDYQDNVESTKKLIKKDGLNDDDDLNAVDDPFEAKNNLEVPFITEHHILWSMSYSVPVLFFNAWISDFPGVNPINVELAHKLVHHNDTSLGYTELSQAIHPILGTPFLQLHPCMSKELIQNTSKSKNKLVSWLSAVSPAALNLQIGNEYFKLTNSDY, encoded by the exons ATGGATGGACCAGGTACTATAACATGGGAAGAATTTGTTGAGAATGCGAAAAGTTTTGCCCGAGTTTCAGATGAAATTTTGGACAGTTGGGAACTCCGTGGTGACAAG gatgtACCTGCTCAGGCTTATTTAGCACGTCGGGTAAAGACCTTTGTAACACGAGACTACTTAGATTATCAGGATAATGTCgaatctacaaaaaaattaattaaaaaggaTGGGcttaatgatgatgatgacttAAATGCTGTTGATGATCCTTTCGAAGCTAAAAACAATTTAGAAGTCCCATTTATCACGGAACATCACATACTTTGGTCCATGAGTTATAGCGTACCTGTACTATTCTTCAATGCTTGGATCTCTG actTTCCGGGAGTCAATCCTATTAACGTCGAGTTAGCACACAAGCTTGTACATCACAATGATACGAGTCTGGGATATACCGAGTTGTCACAGGCGATTCATCCGATTCTCGGTACGCCGTTTCTTCAGCTTCATCCTTGTATGTCGAAggaattaattcaaaatacaTCAAagag caaaaataaattggtAAGCTGGCTCAGCGCTGTGTCACCTGCTGCATTAAATCTACAAATTGGAAATGAGTATTTCAAGCTAACGAATTCCgattattag